CGCTGGGCTCCCGCAGGCAGTTCCAGcccagcagcggcagcagccccACGCCCAGGCACAGCGCCCACATCAGCAGCACCGTGGCGCAGGTGAAGCCCAGCGTGCGCTCGCTGTGGTAGGTGAGCGCGTTGTACAGCGACAGGTAGCGGTCCACCGTGATGGCCAGCAGGCTGCACACCGAGGCGGAGAAggcggccagcagcagccccgccgcccccagctCCGCCGCCTCGCTGGGGGGCCGCAGCAGGTAGCGCACGGCGAAGTtgcccaccagccccagcccggccagCAGGTCGGCCAGCGCCAGGCTGCCGATCAGCACGAAGGTGGGAGCCCGCAGGCTGGGCGTGTAGAACAGCACCGCCAGCACCAGCGCGTTCTCCGCCGCCACCGCCGTGCCCGTGGCGCACAGCGCGATGTCCCAGGGGCTCACCGGGCCCCCCACGCCGCCCCCGGCCGGGgacccccctcctcctcctcctcctccgccgccgtCGCCGTcgcctcctccgccgccgcctcccggggtcgccgtgcccggccccccccccgcagccgccgccgccgccgccgccgccgccgccgagggCCAGGCGCTGGGCACCGAGGCTGTGCCGAGCCCCGGgagccgctgctgctgctgctgcgggggctgccaCGGCCCCCCCAGGGCGCCGGGGCCGTGCAGCATCGCTGGGGAGAGAGGGACAGGTCGGCTGTCGGGGCGGGGGACACACGGACCGGCTCCGGTGGAGCCCCCCGCAGCGGAGCCCGGCACCCGGCAGCCTCCCGCAGCCACCCCGCGGGGGCACCGGGCTTCttctcgccccccccccccgcagtcCCCTGCTCCGCATCTCATGCCcattccctcctctgcccccccttcccgtccccatccccatccccgtccccgtccctgtccctatccccgtccccatccccatccccatccccgtccctgtccctgtccctatccccatccccatccccgtccccgtccccgtccccgtccccgtccccgtccccgtccccgtccccgtccccgtccccgtccccgtccctgtccccatccctgtccccatccccatccccatctccatccccatccccatccccgccCTCCCCCCGAGCCCTGCTGCGgggtgcctgtgtgtgtgtgtggggggagcagcaccccgccgctccctccccagggcacgGCCACCTTTTTGTCACCCGTTTTTAGCGCAAAGCCCCCCATCCCCcactcttttctctcctcttttttttttttttttggcgagTAAAAGCCGCTGCTATTAATAGGCCAGCCCTCGCATGGATGCGGCGCCGCTGATGAAAGGAGAAGGCAGcggctggggacagcctgcgttaactttctccttccctcctgccttccccttcctcGCAAGATGCTGCCGCAGagcgtccccccccccagctcctgcagcacccaccacCGGCTCCTGACCTGCTCGGTGTCCACCGTGCCCCTGCAGAGCCCCTCTGGCCCTGGGGGGCTctgcccgctgccagccccccaCCAGCAtcgccccttcccttcccatcacAGCCGAGCCCGGGGTTGTCGTCTTACCTGGCTCTAAGGCTGGAGGATCAGCTCGCTTGCCCccgtttttatttttccccctcccgCTCCTTCCAGCCCTTGGTGTTGAGCCTCATTCCTCGGCGAGCATCGCTAATAACGTTGGTAGATAGCTGGCATCGCCTCGCACTTAATATTCCTGCCCCATTGGATCTGCTGATAAATCTCAACTCTGACGTCAAAGTCTTCACTTGCATTCATGATCCAAGCCTGTGAATCAGAGCGGCTGTGAGCAGAATAACAACGAGGCTGGCTCCCCGCTCCGCCGCCACGCGCGCGCTCGCCGGCACGAGGGGGCCGCACACACGCGCACGCACGCCCCTCCCATGTGCCCGACGCAGCTCCCCAAGGTCGGGGCCCAATGCAGAGGCCCGCAGGGGTCACAGCCCCCGGGGAGGCCAGGCCACGCTGGCTTTTTCCCACCCGGTGCCCAGGGACACGGGGATGCCGAGGGGGGAGCGAGGCGgcgtgctgcagctgctcccctcGGGAGCAAAGCAGCCTGGCGAGACGCAGACCCCAAAGGCACAGTTATTTTCCAATGGCTCTGTCGTTCCCAAAGGGAGCTGCGTCTTCGGGGTGGGGACGCTGGGCTCTCTCTGATACCACTTCACCCCCTCTCGTGCTGGTTTCATAACTTCACGCTCTCGTCCCCCTCTCTCGCGGGCTGGAGCTATGCGGTGCAGCGAGCGCGGTGCCGCCACGGGCGTGCAGCTGCCGGTGTGCAGTGACAATGTGACACTCCGGTGGGGAACGGTGGCTTCGGCCGCCTCCAGCCACTGCTGTTAGGAGCAGACGGGCTCCCCGTCAGGCTGAGACCACACAAGGGGAAACTGGGAAGGCTCCCGGAAGTCCCAAGCGgcctctgctctgagcagcgGTCCCCTTGCCCACCCCATGCGCACCTAAACGGGGCTCGGCTCGCCCTAAATCCCGTGGCGCTTGGCTGGGTGTTCCCCgtccctccagctcctccagcagagcTCCACTCAGGCAGCTGGGTGCCAGCCCCACGGCATCCCACAGCAGTCCCGAACCGCCCTAAATCCACCTGGGGGGCACATCACACCCACAGCCCTACCTGGGGGCACATCCTGGCTTAGGGGTTGtgctttttccattaaaaactgGCTGGCATCAAGCAAGAGACAAACCCGTGAGCTAAACCACCCAATTTCTACCCTCCTCCGTCTGTAGAGGATGATAACTGCGGTGCCAGTGACTGGCATTTTCACCGGCACACCCAGGGACATGACCGAAGCACCCCAAAAAGGGGACACGCCCACCCTGCTGCATGCACAGGGACAGGAGCCCATTGCCAGCACATGGGGATATGGCCCCCACACTGTGTGTATGGGGATAGGCCACGTCAGTGTGGTgcatttttctagaaaaaaggGCTTTTGCTTAATTTCCCCCCACCTCTCGTGGTGTGTTGGGTGCTGTGCCCGGCCACCCTGTCAGTGACTGCTTCACCTTGGCCGCAATCTGCCCAGCTGTAGGAAACTCTGCGAGCCTGCAGGGGagataaattataaaaatattaggGTAAATATTCGTGATAATGACCAATTAACACCAACCCAACTAACCCTACGTGGCACAGTagatgggacgggatgggacgggataggatgggatgggatgggatggcaGTGGGGGGCTGCCCCTTCCATCCACCTTTCCGccatttcccttcatttttttgtttttatttttttattcttttccctccccacaAAGGTCAGCTCTCTTGTTGGAGCCAAAGTCACGATCCTGGCCCCTGATCGCGGCGTAGCTGTGTTTGATGAGTCACTTGGTTCACAGGAACAGGCTGGGGTTGCTATAGAGACGGCGCGGTGGGGCGAGGATCCCTTCGTTACCCTAATCACTTCGTGTGACGGAGAAAACCCAGCCACGAGCGATTCCAGGCCGAGCTCCCCTCGCACGTAACTCTTTTGCAGTTTCACATCCTgagccctctccctgcagcgCCTCGTGGCACGGGTTTTGGGCAGGAGCATCCCTTCCCTATCCCAAATCCCGCTGGGAGAAACGAGATGCAAGCACGGTGCCGGCAGAGCTGAGCCTGCAGCGCTCAAGGTATTGCAGAGAGTTCATTTTTGGgtgcttttcattattttgggGGTTTATTTCTTGATGAGGATGTGTTCCCTTAACCCAGCCCAGCGCAGCGCCCGTGGGCTGCTCCATtgcagctgctcccagagcCCGACCCTTGATCCTCTGGGATGGGATCAGGTCCCCGTCTGCCTCACGGGGGTCTGTCCCAGGTCCTGCCTTGCAGGGTGCCCCCACCCCTGCCTCGCTGGGTCCCTGCACCCCAAGCCCCATGACCCCAGAGGGGACAGCCGGGTCCTTGTCTTCTGCCCTGTGGGGAGTGGGAGATGCAACCAAACCATCGCTGAACCCCGGTGGTTAAACCCGGTCCCAAATCCCTGAGGCCAGGACCACCTGTGGCCAGGTGGCCATttcagcaagacaaaaaaaatccccatcaGAGCTTTCTccatcaatttattttattattatttttttgcgACGCACCATAGGCAAACGGCTTCCTAAAACAGCCAAGCCCAGCGGCGTCTCCCAGAGGTGCAACCGAGCGAACCATGGGCTATTTTTAtctgctcatttttttcagaaaacaaaacacagcccaGGAAAAAGCACCCCCGATGATCCGTGAGAAATAAACCCAGCCCAGTCCTGAGGAGCATCCCTGCGTGCTTGTGGGCACCAAGCCAGCGGACAGGAGCGCTTGCTCACCACAAATTGAAAGAAATTCACGGGATTTCACCCCAAGGCTCATGGACTGTTGGGACTGCCTGCCTGGTTAACTGGAAATAGGGCGGTGAATGTGCTGACTGGGGACAGATGCCACTTGCTGGGAGGATGCTGAGCAGGTGAGGCAGCCCTGCTGAGCTCGGTGGCAATCCTTTCATCCTTCAAACCTTTCCAGGTGGCTTTTTGGAGACCCCAGAGCTCTCTGCAGATGCacttcccccagcctgcagcctcagccctcggtggaggaaggagaggagggtcTACGGGGCAGGAGAGTGGCTGCTCGGTGCTGCAAGGCATCGGAAATCCCAGCCGTTTGCACAAGCCgggctccctccctgctccaccagcccagcgtgttatttttttcagggctgGGATATAATTAGCACCCGTTCTTCAGGAGCTGCCGTTCACCGTCACGCCACGTTTTCTTTTCTTAGGAATATGACTAACTTGCAAGCGATTAAACACGCTCGGGGAAAGAGAGGAGGGggaagcaaattattttatttttttctcctttggaagaaaaataatgattaaaaaaaaaaaaaaacaccttcaggaGGCTTTTTGCAGTTGCAGAGAACAGAATAAACTCGAGGAGCGATGTGTGGCTAGGCATGAGGTGGCCATGGGTCCTCCCAGTGAGGATGCTCGCGGCCATGGAGGACACCTTCCTGCCcgcttcttcccttccccttctccgGGGGACAACCACCGCTGGCACAGAGGATGCTCTCATTTGCAGCCCCCCTCCTGGCTGAGCCCTTTCAACACTGCAGGTTTCTTGAAGCTCATCTCCTCGCCAGCGCTGCTTCGAGGAAGGACATGTCCCCCGGGactgcaggcagcactgctctAATTACCACCGAGCTGCGGCCTCCGGAGAGCCCGAAACTGGATCCCGCTGCTTCAGATGGGTTATTTCAGAGAGGTTTGGTGCTTTGTTGGAAGGTATTCTTAGTTTGGAAAGAAGGAGATAATGTGGTTTCCAGCCCGCATGGGAGTTCTGCCGTCCCTGAGCCACTGCTGTTtaacctgctggcagcacttgGCTCAGACAGCTGGGAAGGAGCGCCCAGAAACTTGTTTTCCCAAATTCATTAATGGGCCTCTTCCCACCGGGGGGCAAATGGGGAACGCCAacaagagcagagctcagctttctgctgggtCTTGGGCTTAAAAAATCGAGACACCCCCAAAATTCACAATTAGTTTTGTACTTGCTCTAGTTCCATCCATCAGAAACCAGGCAAATAAGGGTAAAAATCTCCAATTGGCTCTTTACTTAAGTAGGGATAAGTCAAcgaaaatatttctgctttgcacTAACCCATGCACTGATGCtcaccacccccccccacccttgTCCCCAGCTTTTGGGGGACACGCAGGGACCCGGCACAGCCAGCAAGGGACTCAGCCAGGCGGCCCCTCTCCAAACTGAAGCAGTTGCAAAGAAGTTTGAAGGAATAAACTGGATTTTTTCCAAACTCATGCTCTTTTGCTTGCAGAAATATTGTGactcaaaatctgaaaatgaacagtttaacataaaaaaaaaagaaaaaaaaaagaaaagggggggtGTGTGGAAGCGTTGCCAAGAATAACACATCCCTCTCCACCACCACGTCCTCACGTGGTTCGCCAGGAGGTGCTGAGGGTTTGCTGGCGCGAGAGTGGAAGCCGAGGGacctgcaggagctctgcaaTGGGGCGGGTGTTCTGGTAATGGCGCATTTCACCTGGAGGTTTTACCTCCGAGATCCCAACCCTCTGCTCCTAACTGTTGACAGGCACAGATGTCCTTGCACAGTGGggcttccctgcccttccctgccctgcctgtctctTCCCATTTTTCCATGTGGAAGGAGGAAATTCAGGCAAAACAGAGTGTGAGGACATGGTCCCTGCTCTCCACTGGCTTGTTCCTTGTTGCAGTACATGCAGGCTGCTTTTGTGCTGAAGGAAACAAATGCACTAATAGAGTGCTAATTAGGACACTTAATTACAGGCGAAGTTATTCAGCTCCTACTGAAACCTGCCTGCTATTTGCTTTTGTGCCTGGAGAGAGGAAATCCAGCCATTTGTTTCCATCGCTGGCCgaggctgctggtggggagcagccTGAGGCCTGCCCCGGCTGCAGGCTGGAGCCCCTCATCCTCGTCCTCATCCCCGATAACCCCAGGCCCTACAGCCCTGGCAGCCACCACAACACCCCGCCAGGACCCTCCGAGTTTCTCAGACAAATGGCAGCGCAATTCATGCCCCCGCTTTGCTGGATCCAGGTGTTGCAGGTGATTCCCAGTGTTGTGGCACCGAAAGCATTTTGCCCTCGGTTAATTTGGGCCAGCGTATCCGGAGTAATACCTTTGGGGATCCGATATTTTGGGGCCTTCACAGTTCTTTATTTGCCTGGCCTTCAGGTCCGGCTCCTCCTCTCGGGGTTCCTGAGCTACCTCTGTCCCCGGCCCTCTTCTTCCCTCAGCACAGCAACTTGTGGGGATCAACCAGGCCACAGGGGgcccccaaagcccccagaAGCTGTTGACACCCGAGGCAGGACACTCCATAGCCTCCCTTCTGGAGGCCAAGAGGTTTCAAAGTGGCTTCTCCATCCGACAGAGCCTCTGATGGCAGCAGCGAGCTCCCCAAGCCCTTCGctttcctccctgtcccctctTTCCACAGGCTGACAAAAAGCTGGTTGAAACGAACAGCCGAGAGGCAGAAAGGGTGAAACCATCTTCCTTTGCAAAACGttgcttcagaaggaaaatacgAAATGGCCTGCATGTTATCCCACCCAatcctgcttcatttttaaccttttgtACTCCGGATTATCACCTATGGGCATCTAATCCCAGTTGGCAGCTGCTTTCGGGCCAAGCACAGCAGGCCGGCTGGGGAGGGGGTATGCACGCAGAGCAGCCTGAAGGTTAATTAATGCAACGACAGCAGGGCTTTACATGCTGCAAATTAATTGTGTTTCAGGGGATCGCTTCGTTTTGATGAACGCTGAGGACTACAATGGGAAGGTTTTATTTGTCTCAGGGGCCTGTGTTagtctattttctttcttgcaccAATCACATGCGATTTGTTTTAAACGTATCCTAAACTGAGCTGGCACAGTGACTTTAAAAAATCCTGCTGGTAACTGGAACACGCTGAGCACAAACACCAGCCCACAAACAAGGTGACGGGCATGGAGTTGGCTtcacccccaccccagcacGATGCTCTGGAGGAAGCCCTGAGGGTCAGTACAGATGCAACCATCCATCGGGGAAAAGCAAGGCAGAAGCAGCCCCCAAATCCTAGCATCAATCCTGCCTTGGGGCTCAGAGCTAAACCCACCTTACTAGCAGATCTGCTGAGTGTGGTTGGTCAGCCTCAAGGCTAATTCTGGGAAATGCTCCTAAAGTCACTCGAAGTCAAGCTCACATACCCCAGAGTAAAAATTagctctatttatttattactaacTCGTGGCCCAGCAGGGCATGGACCAGAcagtattttgaatttaaaatgtgcttttacaGAGCAGCTGTCACTTTGGAACCTCATTTGCTTCTACTGCGTTCTGACTTAGTCCCGTGAATTCCTGCACACAGGAGCAGCGCAGCCCTGAACCGAGTTTTTCCTGTGCAGAAGTGGATGACACAGAAACAGACCTGTCCCGCGATGAACCTGAAAGACTCCAAGCATATGGTACTATTTTTGCCTTTCAGATGTCTCTGTTCCAGATCAGTCAGATAACATCTGCAACAAAGTCTTACAGAGTCCGACAGCAAGGGGTAAAGAATGGAGAATGGAAAGAAATCGGAGGGAAAGGTGACGGTggagctcctgcaggggctgcagaacAGATCAGGGAATAGCAGCGATGGGATGGGTGTCAGGAGCAAAGCCTCTGGGTAGAGGCTCCTTCATTTACCAGCACACTGCCTGTAATCTACAATGAATTGTTCAGTTCTCTTTAGTTTAAGCTGCTTCTGCACAGGTTATATGCACGAAAATACAGTGGTCAGAATCACTCAGCCAGCcaacacagagagagaagctaAGGAGAGAGTGACTAAGCAATTACTTTTTGCAATCCAAGGCAGAGGCATTCAAGGAAAACACTTGTGCCACGTGTGTTTGATCATGTGACCTTTACTGGAGACAGGTGGGGTCATTTATTATACAGAAGTAACATCACACCATTCTCTTCCAACTTAATACCTTTTAGTTTCCTTATAAATCTGTAGCAAAAGTGCacttttaacagtttttaatcTATAGTATATATCTTTCAATATTCTCTCTCAATCAGGTATTTGTAAAAACGTATCACCAGATACACAAAATACATGTCTAGTGTACTacattaatttttgtatttactgtttagattatttttaactcagtgctctttttattttttgcaagacTTTCTGATGACAGGCTTCTGCTAGCGCCACCAGGAGAGGACTCACGGCTTGTAATGGGAACAAGGGGAGAAGACTCGTAGCCAGGAACAGTCTTCACACAACATGAACAAGATGACAAGGATGCTTGCTGTTATTCAATGTCTCTTAAAATGACAGTACTCtgtataataaaaaataatttaaaaatgtccatactttttattttctgcagaaggaGATGTGTGAAGAGTACTAAGTACTGTACTAAGCTGGAATCCGACGGCAATGACTGATTCGCATTTTGAAGAGAAGTTAATTGCTAACGTTATGCTTCTGGTCATGGTAAGGAGAAACAAATACGTACAGCCACCACAAGAAAATGTTTGcgaaatgctgttttcctgagGACAATATTTTGGTAAAATCTCTTCTATCCTGTACAAGCCATGGAATTGCATAAGTTAAACGTCCTCAGGAACAACAACCACTGGTATACACCATGAATGGCCATACTGGAAACAGACACAAAGAGGACAGCTCTGGTGTTATCTAACAagatgaaggaaggaaaatattaatttccacTGGTAGTTTAGAGCCAGCTGCGACAAGCTTTGGCACAGTAACAGgacttttcaaaaagaaaattacatatGATTTTCAGAGATTTCTTACAAACTCCCATagtcttttctttctagttATCCTTGAGATTATAATATATACACACGTAACGGATAATTACTTAATTTCAGTCTTCAAAAGACTAACAATTTCCCCTGTTAAGCAAGGCCTATAGAGGTAAAACaatcagaagcatttttaaggGGGTTATGATTCCCAGATTGGTGCAAATGTTACCAACAGACGATGAGGAACACATAGCAAGGCCATGTCTGGGCTGGTTGGCTAGTTTTCCTTCTTACATGATCATTATTGTGAAGAACAACTGGATTAGTTTGGTAAATAATGCTTCCCTTGGTTAAGCCTTCACAATTAGTGCTGTTTCTGTGTATTAGCATAGATTCAAAATGCTAGTTGCATCAGTTTACTACGTATTGAATGAAATGTTGAACAGATCCTGTTTCAGAAAGAGGGCACTTTTGGTTTATGCGATAGCTGCAAGAAATGCTGTAACTTTAAACTTTCTACAGCAACTGGTTGCCAGACATTCTTCAACACATAACTGCTTTTTTGCTCCCCTTAAATGTGCAGCAATGAGGCTTTGAGTCAAAACTTCTGCTTCAAAGCAAAAACGAACATTAGGCTACGTGTGGATAGCCCTATACcttctgaagaagaaacagaacagtaaaaataaaaatgcagaaagaagcagTGCTGTTAGTGTTATCTAAAACCAAGGTAATGCATAACGGGGAATTTACAATGCTGCAGTCAgagtttttttgtctgttttttaaaaaaaattacagacttGACATTTCCAATATGTCTTAGCTTTGCACTGCTTCTCAAGTCTGAGTCACCAAAAATATCCAGCAACCAGCTGCTGTTCATATCCTAAAATATGCCTTCAGCTGACACTGAATATTGAAATCATTCtgctaaaatacagaaaaacgATGATAGAAACCAAGGTATAGCCTCAGGCCAACATTAAATGGTAAAAATTCTACAATGCTacttttaaaactcttcttcaGTTCATGAACAAATAAGCAGCCAGGTTTCAAGTAGAGGTAATGCAGATTTTGGAAGATAGCACGTTAAAAAAGcccagaaagaaaactggaacaAAAGCTCTTCTTGTTACGGCAGTCAGCACTAATCCTCCAAGAAATGGCAGAGAGAAACCTTTATTCGCCCTGCTGGATCTGTCCTGGTCCTACAGCAACAATGAGTAACTGCTTCTGCTGTCACAAATATGTTCCACTTGGACATATCTTgatccctttttcttttatttatacatacatatctTTTGTCTTAGTCTCTTGACTGGTAGAAGAGGATATATCCAGATTCTGAGTTTTTGGAAATGTCTGATGTTAACCCATAGAACTCTTCAATGGCCTGGGCATCGATTTTCTGGAAATTAACAGGCAGAAATTAGTCTCAGTCAAACACTGCTTTAAGAATCCTTTTCACAAACAAAGTGTTATTTTCCAGCTCTCAGGGGTGATGCTGGAAAGCCGCACAGTATTAGTACAATCATACTTAAATATcattgaaaacaacaaaata
This window of the Cygnus atratus isolate AKBS03 ecotype Queensland, Australia chromosome 13, CAtr_DNAZoo_HiC_assembly, whole genome shotgun sequence genome carries:
- the LOC118245453 gene encoding G-protein coupled receptor 12-like isoform X1, which encodes MLHGPGALGGPWQPPQQQQQRLPGLGTASVPSAWPSAAAAAAAAAAAGGGPGTATPGGGGGGGDGDGGGGGGGGGGSPAGGGVGGPVSPWDIALCATGTAVAAENALVLAVLFYTPSLRAPTFVLIGSLALADLLAGLGLVGNFAVRYLLRPPSEAAELGAAGLLLAAFSASVCSLLAITVDRYLSLYNALTYHSERTLGFTCATVLLMWALCLGVGLLPLLGWNCLREPSACSVLRPVTKDNAAVLAVAFLLLFALMLQLYLQICKIAFRHAQQIAVQHQFIATAQATSTRKGLSTLSLILGTFALCWIPLAIYSLVADSSYPAVYTYSLALPATCNSLINPIIYAFRNPDIQKSLWLACCGCIPSAFSSRPRTSSDV
- the LOC118245453 gene encoding G-protein coupled receptor 12-like isoform X2, which translates into the protein MLHGPGALGGPWQPPQQQQQRLPGLGTASVPSAWPSAAAAAAAAAAAGGGPGGGGSPAGGGVGGPVSPWDIALCATGTAVAAENALVLAVLFYTPSLRAPTFVLIGSLALADLLAGLGLVGNFAVRYLLRPPSEAAELGAAGLLLAAFSASVCSLLAITVDRYLSLYNALTYHSERTLGFTCATVLLMWALCLGVGLLPLLGWNCLREPSACSVLRPVTKDNAAVLAVAFLLLFALMLQLYLQICKIAFRHAQQIAVQHQFIATAQATSTRKGLSTLSLILGTFALCWIPLAIYSLVADSSYPAVYTYSLALPATCNSLINPIIYAFRNPDIQKSLWLACCGCIPSAFSSRPRTSSDV